GCATCAACCGCGAGCAAGTGAAACTGGGGGTTACTTTTTTATCGGCTTTTGTCCCCTTGCTCATCGATATCATGATGGACAACCCCAAAACCCTGTGGGGCGATGCCTATTATCCGGTGATTAAGGATTAATGATCCCTAGTTGAGGAGTTATCTTATGCCTAATATTAAGCACTTACTCATTATCGCCCACGCGCCCTCAGCCAATACCCAGCAACTGCGCGATGCAGTGGTTAAGGGCGCAACCCATCCTGATATTGAGAATATTCAGGTTAAGGTGTTAGCTCCGCTAGAAGCCCAGCCTGAAGATATTTTAGCCGCCAATGCGGTCATCATCGGCACCACCGAAAACTTTGGCTATATGGCAGGGCTAGTGAAAGATATGTTTGATCGCTGCTATTACCCGTGCATTGAACACACCGAGGGTTTGCCCTTTGCTTTTTATATCCGCGCCGGATTAGATGGCACCGGCACCCGCCGCGCCATCGAAAGCAT
The sequence above is a segment of the Thiopseudomonas alkaliphila genome. Coding sequences within it:
- a CDS encoding flavodoxin family protein, with protein sequence MPNIKHLLIIAHAPSANTQQLRDAVVKGATHPDIENIQVKVLAPLEAQPEDILAANAVIIGTTENFGYMAGLVKDMFDRCYYPCIEHTEGLPFAFYIRAGLDGTGTRRAIESITQGLRWKLVQQPLICLGDFKPEFLQQCEELGLSMAASLEAGIV